The nucleotide window GTTTTTAAAGGGTTGGAAATTAGTCCTCTATTCTAACCCCCCTTAACCTTCTTTTGTACTGATAAAAAAGCGGAAGCCCAGAAGGATTAAATTGATACCAGGCCCAAGGTCTTTGAAATTAGTGGTGGAGCTCGAATTTGAATCATGTTTTCCTAACTTTTAAACCCAGGGTTTATTAAGCCCTCATACTCAGTCCTTGCACTTGATACTTAGGTATTTAGTACTCTAGTGTTGATGAGAATGTCCTGATGCCAAGTCCATGGTCCCAGAAAAAAGTCCTTATATGCTTAAATGGTATTAGTAAAAGTGGTAGTAAGAATAGCACTACCACTTAGCTTTACGTAGTCTGAGCTTAAAGTAAAAGGTGGGAGACAGTTCTGCTGTTCTACCTACAAtactctcacttttttttttaaggggtaTCACCTTGTTTCGTCCTTCACATCTAATGAACAAGTTTGAGGACAAGACTGTGGCATATACAGAACAAAAAATGACCAGTGGCAAGATTAAAAAATTTATCCAGGAAAATATGTGAGTACCTTTTTATGCCTTGTTTGGGATTTCACAGCTTTGTTTTAGTTTGTTTACCTCAGTTATTAAGCCAAGTCATGTTTTGGATTAAATACTTTCAAGGAATTATAACAATAATAGTTGAGGTTTATATTTAAAGCAGTAATGTATGGGCCATAGCACTCCTATTGTAGTCATGTAGGGTGTATTCCTCAGTATTCATCTTCTGTGTTGAAAATTACTTTATAAGTGCTGTCAGTTACTTGTGATAATACCATAATATAGCTATAAACCCACCAAATTTGCTAATGGATGACTTCCTTTCAGTTTTGGTATCTGCCCTCACATGACAGAAGACAATAAAGATTTGATACAGGGCAAGGACTTGCTAACAGCTTACTATGATGTGGACTATGAAAAGAATGCTAAAGGTTCCAACTATTGGAGAAACAGGTAATGCAAaaatcatttttccatttttttttttgatctacTTTCTACTGGTATttgggctctttttttttttgagagggcatctctcatatttattgatcaaatgattgttaacaacaataaaattctgtaaaggggactcaatgcacaatcattaatcaaccccaagcctaattctcaacagtctccaatctgctgaagcataacgaacaagttcttacatggtgaccaagttcttacatagtgaataagttcttacgtggtgaacagtgcaagggcagtcatatcacagaaactttcggttttgatcatgcatcatgaactataaacaatcaagtcagatatgattattcgtttgatttttatacttgatttatatgtgaatcccacatttctcccttattattattattattattgttttttaataaaatgctgaagtggtaggtagatgcaagataaaagtagaaaacttaatttagtgctgtaagagggcaaatgtagatgatcaggtgtgtgcctatagactaagtattaatccaagctagacaagggcaacaaaacatccacagatgcagaagatttctctcaaaacaggggtgaggttctaagcctcacctctgttgatccccaatttctcacctgatggcccccctgcgactgtgcctgtcttaggttgttcctcccttgaggaatcttacccgtctctggcttcatttttccatttttaaacaaatttaccCAGTGTGTAAACAGTTCCTTCTAACTATCCTGTTAACCATTTGTGATGTGGGAGCCAACAGGAGTGGGACTAGTTGGCTCCCAAAAACTACATTGAAGCCATTAGGGCAAATAACATAAATTATTTCCCAAATCTACTGGGCATATCTTCGGTAGGTATTCCTCTTGCCTTGTGACACAGCCAATTCATAACCTCCCAGTAAAAGATGCAAATGTAACTTAAAGTATACTTTAAAACATTGTGCCTACTGGCCCATTGAGACTCTCAGTGCATTTTATCCttacaatttttcttttcagattagtCATTGTGCCTGCAATATTTTTACAGTTTTGTAATGTAGCAGGATTCAGTGGGAATGAACTCTGTTTGGGTACCACCAGTTTGTCAGTGAAGTTCAGAAAGACATGGAAGGATACTATAATCCTGGGTCAGTGCCATAGGAACGCAGTTCAGACTGATTCCAGAGGCCTACATGGGCTGTAAAATTAGTCTTTGCTTTCTAGCCTCTTGCTTCTTGGTTTCAGAAATGCTTTACCATCCTGGTATAGTCTTGGCATAAATATCTCATTTCCCACAGAGTGATGATGGTGGCAAAGAAATTTCTGGATGCCGGAAACAAACTCAACTTTGCTATAGCTAGCCGCAAGACCTTTAGCCATGAACTTTCTGATTTTGGCTTGGAAAGCACCACTGGAGAGGTTCCTGTTGTTGCTCTCAGAACTGCAAAAGGAGAGAAGTTTGTCATGCAGGAGGAGTTCTCGTGAGTTACAAGTTAGCATGGGTTTGGGATTTGGTTGTGCAAGGAAACTGTTAAAGCCTTTTATGCTGCTGAGGACCTATAAAGAACATTGGAATGTGAAGTTAGGTCTTCTAGTCAAGACCTATGACTGACAATTTCTTTTCTCAGTTAATTTAATTATAGGTACTGTAAGGATCATGATCCTTAAATTCTGAAAACCAGCAAAAGGATGGCAGCCTGGACTATGTATGTGATTGTTTCTGCCCTGCCATTAGAAATTGTAGACAGACAATCTCTTTGAGATTGATGTAATTTCAGACCAACCCAACCCCCTCCCATCCCTACAGAATGTCTTCTTGGAATACTACTACATTGGCCTAAAGTAAACTCAGGAAATTAGAAAGAACCTAAGACTCCAGACAGTTTTTTACTTTCACCTTCTGAAATTTTGGGAGATTAACACAAGAGAACACTGCCTTGTGAGTGGATCAGTAAAACAAGATACCATAAATAGGCAGTATTGTGCAGAGCAACAAAATAAGACCTGGTTCATTTACTGAAGTAAATTTCCAGAAGAccaatgttttcttccctctctgaTCTTTCTGATCCACAAAGAACACACTAGAAATACAAGGAGATAGTTGGTTTcttagtcagtagttctgtataTTAAGAAATAAGAGCCCTTTTTTGTGAGCTGTCAATTTCTTTATAGCCTTGAAATTGAAGCTGAAATACGTAGAAACTATTCTAAGAAATTGTTTTAAATCCTCTCAGTGGTGGGAGTAAATTAACAAACCTGACCCTCTTCTTTCCAATTCTAGGCGTGATGGCAAGGCCCTTGAGAGATTCCTGCAGGATTACTTTGATGGCAACCTGAAGAGGTACCTGAAGTCTGAGCCCATCCCAGAGAGCAATGATGGGCCTGTAAAGGTGAGGTGCTCATAGCCTCACCAAGGCTCTAAGCAGCTGCCTCTTCTCATTCCCTTCCAACTCaattttgttgagatataattgactcCCCTCATTTCTTTATGCCAAAAATGCTGGGTCTAAGTGAAGACCCTGTTGGCTGTCATGTTTTTGTTTGTCCTTACTTCCCTAAGTCATAAAATAAGAATTGGCAGAGCTCATCATGCTCAATAGGGACAGCACTATAAAACCTTCATAGAATTTTCTGGTGGTATTTACACTGGGGCTAGGTTACTCTTTAGGATAGAGCAAGCTAACCTCTAGTAATGGTTTTAAGATTGTTGCTTTGAGGTTATTTTAAGAAAGGGTTGGGTAGCACTTGTTTCTTCAGACTGCCTCAACATAGTTTTGCAGGTGACAGACATGGGAATGAGTTGGTTTTGGAAATGGCAACATCTTTAATATAGCCTATAAATGCAGTTTGGGTTTCAATGCCATATTCTCAGTGGCAACACATCAAATTTGAGAAGAATTGGTTCTAGAAACAAATTTAGCTCATTGATTTGTTGAATACACCTTACCAACAAGAGAGTCTTCCATGTTTTTCAGGTAGTTGTAGCAGAGAATTTTGATGAAATAGTGAATGATGAAAATAAAGATGTGCTGATTGAATTTTATGCTCCTTGGTGTGGGCACTGTAAGAATCTGGAGCCTAAGTATAAAGAACTGGGAGAGAAGGTAAGTCTGAACCATAATTCTGAAGATAAAATTTGAATTGAGAAGTTTGGACATGTATTTAGCATTTGCTAATTAGTTTAGTGCCTAAGTACTGGTGGGTTCTTTTTTCCAACTGTTTTAACTCTTTACCAACTTTATCATGACTGCATACTAGTGTCTGTAGCCTTTGTAGTGCCTCAGATACCAGCTTTAACTTTCTTCTACTCCTCAGACTCAATTTAGAGTATGATTAAAAGTATCCAGGCTTCTGCATATTGGTAATGACTTACATGAATCTGTTATGCTCTTTCATCTTAAAACACTTAGCTTAGCCCTTGTAATGTCTTATTGTAGGCCAAGTGATTTTTGAATAGGGATGACTGGATATAGAGTTTTAATATGTAGAAaccaagagagaaaaggggagttTGTGGAAAGTTAAGATAATGTATGCAAGTGTCACTACTCTTCCCATCTGAGCAGCAAAACTTATCCaggtgtttaaaaataaaattgttttaagtcCTGAATTAAAACTTGAAATTTAAAGCTGTAACCTTTTTATTATTAACAGCTCAGAAAAGACCCAAATATTATCATAGCCAAGATGGATGCCACAGCTAATGATGTGCCTTCTCCATATGAAGTCAGAGGGTAAGTAGATGAAAAGCTAATAAAAGTGTCTAGGCAattcataggaaaaaaataagtttttaaaccATATTATTGGATATGGTTTGGGGAGTCCTCATATTTCAGTTGATCACAGAGCCACTTGTGCCTTCTTGGCTGAGAGTTCTGCAGCATGGGCCCACATGACTGCCACAGATTTTGTGAGCTCTCACATTCCTGAGTTTTGATAGAAGGTGACCTAGCCACTGACAGAATATAGTATCTGAACAGATTTGAAATCATGAAGATAAGTTATTCCCAGAAACAGTAACTGGGAAAGTACATGTCAGAGTTACTCTGGAACCTGAAATTagtcaactcttttttttttttctttacccagTTTTCCTACAATCTACTTCTCTCCAGCCAACAAGAAGCTAAATCCAAAGAAATATGAAGTAAGTGCATTGTTTCATCTccccacaaatacacacacacatacacatatccaCATCTTTGAGTTTAACCAGAACTCTTTCAACCCTCATGGTCAATATATATGGTTCCTAATGTGCTCTTAAAACTCAAAAGTCTTCCTACAGGGAAAAAAGTCAAGGTTCTTGCAAAGGTTAAATTTTCAAAGTAATCTTTCTGTTTTCAGGGTGGCCGTGAATTAAATGATTTTATTAGCTATCTACAACGAGAGGCTACAAACCCCCCTGTAATTCAAGAAGAAAAacccaagaagaagaagaaggcacAGGAAGATCTCTAAAGCAGCGCCAAACAGGCCACTTTGTAAAAGGACTTTTCCAGCAGAGATGGGAGAACCATTGGGAGAACTGAGACCCATATGGAATTATTACTCTCAGGGCTGAGAGGACAGAATGGATATAATCTGAATCCTGTTAAATTTTCTCTAAACTGTTTCTTAGCTGCACTGTTTATGGAAATACCAGGACCAGTTTATGTTTGTGGTTTTgggaaaaattatttgttttgggGGGGagtgttgtgggggtggggggaattgAGCCAGGGgggttattttctaattttttttgtacATTTGGAACAGTGACAATAAATGAACCCCCTTTAAGATGTCTTTTTTCCACAAGATGGGGAACCAAAGGTTCTGACAGCACTGTCCAGTAGCACTCCCtggcaatgatggaaatgttctataatcTTCATTGTTTAATATATGTAGCTATTGCACATTTGAAATGTGGCCAGGAActacattttaaatttttattaatttaaatagtCACATATAGGGCTAATAGCTACCATATTGGTCAGTGCAGCTTTAGAACCGCTAACTGGGTCCATAATTATCACCTGTAAATTCTTTCCAATTTTTATCTTTCTATTCTTATATGTTTATTGCCCAGGAGACCCCTAGCCTGATGATTTGAACAGGTGAGGAATCTTTCTTGTTGGTCTCTCTTTCTGGTCCTGCCATGCCCCAAGGATGGGTTGCTGTTTATCCTTGCCACGCTGCTGAGCATGTTTATACCTCCCAAGGGCTATTTTCCGCCCAGAAGTGCCCTGCCTGGGTGTGGCACTGTGTGGGTGTGGTAGGGGTTCCAAGTTGTTTCAGGAATTGCTGACACCTCTGGGTGCAGCTCTCCCCCACAGGGCCCACGTTGTGGCCCATTAACTTCCTCTGCAGTATCATTCCTGGTTGTGAATGAAGCATCCACATTTCTTCTGCAACGATGAGGAATAAAAATGATAGTACTGGTGTGATCTTTGTTCATATGAactatttcactcttctttttgctGGGTAAATCCAAATCCTATCCAGTTACAGTTTTCAGTCACTGGGTAATTCCAGGTAGATCCCTAATTGTAAATGATCATAAAACTGTTTAGAAAAGAACTTTATTCCTACTATATTCTCTAGTTGTCGATCATAAGATGAATTTGGTAGAGCCTTACAGCAAAATATATATCAGAATCATCCATAGTGCTTTGAAAAAAGTGAAGATGCCTAACCATAACTTGGGGATTCTAATTCATAAGACCTGGACTGGGATCTGGGGATCTAGTTTTTTAGAGCCCCAGAGATGTTTCAGATAAACAGCCAGGGGTAAGAACCACTGCCTtggagaatatataaagaaagcatATAATAACTTGTATAAAGGACACAGAAACAGTTTTAATATTTTAGCCATGTTAGTAAAAATTCACTTTTAAGTACATGGATAACACCCAAGCCCTTTCTCATTGTATCAAGATGTATTGCAAGTTCCTTTAGCTCCATTACCAAAAGGTCTAGTTGTTTCTTCAGAGAAGCTACCAGGCTAAATTCTAATGTCGACAAGGCATCTTGTCCTGGGAATAGGGTCATTTCTCAAGATCTGAAAATGACTTGGCTTCAACTAAAGGTGAAGAAGCCAAGCCTCTGCTACTTTTCCTAGTCTCCTGGGCATAGCTGTAGGGTGTTGGCACTGTGCCCACaccctaaaaattaaaatatggccACAATGAAAATCAAACCGTAAGAACCTAGAGCAGCTTTTCTAGTTGCCACTGTGGACACAGTAATAAGAACAGACAGTTGCACTCTAGTTTAtagctgctttgttccttcatatCACAGGGCAGAGGGCCAAGAGCCCTCTCACAACTTCAGCTGCGCCTGTTCTCCTCAAACTCCAGGATGAGACCTTTAATGTGGGACAATTTCTGATGCAGGTACTCACAGCGACGTTTTTCTTCCCTGTAACCCGGGTACCGCTGCAGAGAAAGAGCATccatgtttaaaagaaaaaaaaatccaccatTTCTACCTTCTTGCTACCATCCCCAGACGTTATCTTACCTTCCTGAACTTTTTATATTCCTGGACTATCTTTTCTTCCAGCACCTGAAACAAAGAAAATGCTAGCACCAAGCTTAACCTTGAGAAAAAACTCCATTCttgttgaaactacaatgttgctcatgtgaaacttttataagattgtgtatcgataccttaattttaagaaaataaataactatattatccaaaacaaacaaaaaatagctCTATTTTCTTAAGGGAGGGAAGTAATTTCCCTTCCCATTCTACCAAATGATAATAGAcaactttttctttcaaaacaggCTTGCATTTCGCTTTTTTGTTGCTGAATAAACAAGCTATGGGCAGTTAGCAGGGGTTTATGGCCAGTAGAGCTGGAAAGCCAGCTTGGATCCAGTCTTTACCTTGTGTTCTGGAGTTCCTCTCTGAACTCTCTTGATCTCTGCTCCCAGCTCCATGAACCTTTGGCTTGCAGCCCCAACACGAGCATGCAAGATACGATATTCAGCATAATCTGTTTCAAAGTCCTGCTCATAAGCATGTTGCTGCTCTGCACTGTGGATGGCCCTGTATTGCCTGCCGGAAGCAGAGAGTTATCACTTTCAATTTCACTgtgacccccaccaccaccaccaccaaaaaaagaaacttttcacCTCCCAGAAAGTTCATCTTAATATATATGCAAGTCTTTTATATAGGGGACTCACAGGAGATAATCTGGTACCTCTTCAGGGTGTGAGGATTCAGAGTCTAGGAAGGAAGATGACACAAAAGTAATTATACAGGCCTTTTTCCCCACTATGGTAGTTTTACCCTCCTCATTAATGCTTACCTGCTTGAACTGAGGGACTATGCTCCAGCCTGGGACCCATATCTTCATCTTTATCTTCTTGCTCCCAATTTTCTTCCTCTTGTAGGTCCTGAGTGGGGAGCCCTTGTTGGGAACTTGGAGCTAGAGGCAGAGTTCTGGGCCTCTTCTCTTTTAGTTTTATAGTGGCTGCAGGTGCTGGACGTTTCTATTGGGGAAAATATCTTTCTCACATAAAAAGTCAGAAGCCTCCTGTTCTGCCCTTCTCTTGAAAATTATTTCCATATAATGGACTCTTGGAGCATCAAAATGAAGACTCCCAATTTTAAGATTTTAGCCTGATTGAACAAAGCTCTCTTTGGAAAATCATTACAACTTACCTTGTCCAGATATTTCTGGCTAGCAGAGGAACGCAGTACCTGATCAGGCTCTCTCTTTGAATGATGAGTCTGGTTCCTAGAATATTAGAAGAGGGACGGGAGGGATTCAGTCCCGGATAGGAGGTAGGGCTAGATCTCTAATTATAGCATTTAGGGTGGAGATTAGAGAAGAAGACTAGCAGGGCCTCCCAGGttagacccaccctgccccaagTACCTCACTCCCCACTGTGACATGTGTTCCCTTGAGGATCCTGGGAGTGACTGTCCATGGCTGCTTGCCAGTGGGTCCGGCACCTGGCAGGGAAAGTGGCAGGGGCACTTGGCTCCCTGGGCTTCAGGCTTTGCCCCACCTTATCCCAACTCCCTGCAGTTTCTGGCCTCACCTCTTCTAGTGCCATCTGTGGCTGTGAAACTGCAGCTTCAGAATAGTCGTCTCCCATGTTCTGCCAACTCTCAGAATCTCTGGCGTCTTCAGCCAGGTTGTGTCCCTGAACTGAAGATGGGGCTGGGATAGAATCCATGGCTGCCCAAACAGTGAGGCGCTCCCTGAGTGGgcccaggcagtggaggcagttAGGCCCAGATCTGGAAAGGGGTGATGGAAAACACTCAGGAGGGTGGAGAACTTTTAAACACATCTGGACATTCTCCAGGATTTTTCATAAACCCTTTCTTAACTGCTACCTGTTTCCCCTTACCTGCCTAAGCGTTGACACACAAGGTCCAATCCACCTCCAGGGCCCTCTTGGCCACACTGGGACACTATGAAGGAGAAGAGGCAAGACCAGCCAGGGCCTGGGAGCCTCAGATACTAGGGGCGAAAGGAGACCATAAGCCCCATGAAGTCAGACCCACCCCCTCCTGCCAATGCCATTCCTCCCTCAGCTAGCCAAAGATTGAAGATAGGTCCCACGGGGCTAGTTAGCACAACAGGTGCAGCTGGGCCTGCGTTCCCCAGGAGGCTGAGACGGCACAGTCTCCTCAACCGCAGCCCCCTGGGACCACAACCCCAGCAGCCCCCTCGCCACACTCAGGGTTCAGTTCTCGGAACTTCTCAGACCGTGACTGCTCTCAGCCTCCCGCCCTGCCGGTACCTTTCCGAACAGCAGACCACGTCTGTTCTCCCTGCACCCCAGCGCTTCACACACCTCAGGCCTGCACTTACCCCTCGGTTGCCTTGGAAAGCGATCACTGGCCGAACCTGCGGGGAGAGCACAGACGGGAGCTGAGCGCAGGTGAAACTATGTCCCCAGGAAACGGCGTCGAGTGCCTGCAGGACCTCTCTCGCGGGCTTCACTTGGAGAGGTGGGGAGGCCGGAGCCTGCGGATGTCGCTCCCCATCCCCAGGTCCCTTCACCAGGGTCGTCGGCTGCAGGATAGGAGGTCGGGAAGGATAGGGGCGTGGGAAGAGGGGGCCGCACCTGTTGCCGCTGACACTCCTGCAGCGCCCGCAGCGCTGCGTCGTTGAGCCTAAGCATCAAGAGGCTGGTCCGGGCTGCTGGGGTGAAGCAGAGCCGGAACTTTCCACTTAGAAGCTCCTGGGGTCCCTCCATGGCTGCGAGGTGCAGAGTAGCCACAGGCTAgggcccccaccaccacctccgCCGTGCAGGACTAGGCAGGCTGGCACACCCCGCAGCCCAGGTCGGCCCCGCCGGAGGGCGGAGCCCCACCTCCGGCCCCACCCCCAGCCGGCGTCACCTTGAGGTTTCTCTACCGCGTGGGCGGTGCTTCGCTTTCCCCAGAAAGTCCCCGTGGACCCCAGCAGTGTCTTCTTGGCTTGGCATGCACAGCAATGGCCTTCAGAAGGGGCTGCCCCAGTTGCGGGGAGAAAGTCTGCGACCAGCTTCAGACATCCACCCAGAATCCCCagtcctgcctcagtttccccagccaACAGAAAGACCCGTCTCTAAGTGAAGCTGAACTTGCACCCCCTAGAGGGTGTTAGACGCAGAGGGGCGGGAGAGAGGGCCTGGTTGCTGGGCGGACTCAGCCTATCGCGCCTTAGAGGCCCAGAGGCCTCAGGGACGGGAGGGTGGCAGATCTGAAGTGGGAATCTCAACGCCAACACGTCGCACAGCACTTGTGCTTTTTCCGTCCGATTTCTAAGGCTGGAGAGAAAATCGGGCTCTGTGGGTGTTGTGGCAGCGGTGAAGCTTGGTGTCGCAGGCTGGAGCGACCCGACCGGGCAGTGGGCGTGGGGGGCGTGGGTAATGTCAGGAGAGTTGTAGGGTGGAGGAGAGAGCGGTCAGTCTCAGGTCTCCCCTCCTGGCCTAAATACGTGAGATTGGTGTGAAAGGGGGCTAGTTCACTCCCTTAGAAGGGCCAATAGGTGCCACGAAGTTGCCAGACACTATGCAGATCCAGATCCGTGTGCGGTGAGGCAATCTTAGGTCAGCCCTTGGTGTCTCCACTTGTCCCTTATGTGGGTATGTTTCCCAAGAGCCCTAATGTTCTGTCTTAGCCAGGATCCCTCTGCTAAATCCCTGTACCTGCATAATCCAAggtgatcttaataccccccaccCCAAATCAAATTACCTACACATTTgccaaaactcatcaaattgtgcacttaaaatgtgtatattattattaaaattcttaaatcttattaaatttattttaattattaatattatttaaaatgtatgtaaattataccccaataaagttaattttaaaaatcagtgcaaTAAACCTCCAactccaaaaacaaaaacatgtccaTCTCCTCAGGGCTCTCTGCTTCCCAATTTGCTAATATGGTAAACAGTCGTGGTAACGGGGAAAACTGGTCTCCCAGTGTTGCTTTTCTTCTCAGATGACATCTGTGACCTTTGGTTACATTTTCCTGGGTTTAAACTCAAAGTAGAGACTAGAATGAAAATTTCCAGATAGGAGGAAAGGGGCAACGCTGTAAGAAGAGGGAATTGGGGAAGATAtttggggaagggagaagggagaagggaatctaacatttgttgagtgtcCATTGTGTGTCAGGATCTTTGCATCTTGCTTAATCCCTACAATAACTTTTTAGACTAGGTGTTGTTATCCAcatttttcattaattcattcaacaaattgagCCCTTTGTACCAACAAATTTTACCAGAAACTACTAGATCTTGCAGTTCATCAATGAACAGATTCTTGTTTTGGGAGAGCCTACATTCTAGAGGGGAAGGAGACACTACAAACAA belongs to Manis pentadactyla isolate mManPen7 chromosome 11, mManPen7.hap1, whole genome shotgun sequence and includes:
- the PDIA3 gene encoding protein disulfide-isomerase A3, which gives rise to MRLRCLALFPVVALLLAAAHLSAASDVLELTDDNFESRVSDTGSAGLMLVEFFAPWCGHCKRLAPEYEAAATRLKGIVPLAKVDCTANTNTCNKYGVSGYPTLKIFRDGEEAGAYDGPRTADGIVSHLKKQAGPASVPLKSEEEFEKFISDKDASVVGFFKDLFSEAHSEFLKAASNLRDNYRFAHTSVDSLVNKYDNNGEGITLFRPSHLMNKFEDKTVAYTEQKMTSGKIKKFIQENIFGICPHMTEDNKDLIQGKDLLTAYYDVDYEKNAKGSNYWRNRVMMVAKKFLDAGNKLNFAIASRKTFSHELSDFGLESTTGEVPVVALRTAKGEKFVMQEEFSRDGKALERFLQDYFDGNLKRYLKSEPIPESNDGPVKVVVAENFDEIVNDENKDVLIEFYAPWCGHCKNLEPKYKELGEKLRKDPNIIIAKMDATANDVPSPYEVRGFPTIYFSPANKKLNPKKYEGGRELNDFISYLQREATNPPVIQEEKPKKKKKAQEDL
- the ELL3 gene encoding RNA polymerase II elongation factor ELL3, whose protein sequence is MEGPQELLSGKFRLCFTPAARTSLLMLRLNDAALRALQECQRQQVRPVIAFQGNRGYLRLPGPGWSCLFSFIVSQCGQEGPGGGLDLVCQRLGRSGPNCLHCLGPLRERLTVWAAMDSIPAPSSVQGHNLAEDARDSESWQNMGDDYSEAAVSQPQMALEEVPDPLASSHGQSLPGSSREHMSQWGVRNQTHHSKREPDQVLRSSASQKYLDKKRPAPAATIKLKEKRPRTLPLAPSSQQGLPTQDLQEEENWEQEDKDEDMGPRLEHSPSVQADSESSHPEEVPDYLLQYRAIHSAEQQHAYEQDFETDYAEYRILHARVGAASQRFMELGAEIKRVQRGTPEHKVLEEKIVQEYKKFRKRYPGYREEKRRCEYLHQKLSHIKGLILEFEENRRS